Proteins from a single region of Abyssalbus ytuae:
- a CDS encoding GTP cyclohydrolase, translating into MIEIKEVISKREFEKFVKFPFKIYKDSKYWVPPIIKDEIESLDKTKNPAFNTAEVKFYLAYKNNTIVGRVAAIINWDEVKTQQKSKVRFGWFDFIDDIEVSKALLNKVFEFGKEHNLEYAEGPMGFSNLDKVGVLIEGFDHIGTMITWYNHPYYKDHLEKLGFVVEKQYLEHKFPFSNVNPEFFQKAQALIKKRYNLKEINFTKTSEVMPYADRMFDLFNQSYSKLASFTAITEAQKAYFKKKYISFINPEYIKYIEDKNNNLIAFGIVMPSYSEALQKAKGKLWPFGIFHLLKARKHSKNAIFYLIGIHPDYQNKGITAILFNEYYKAMAPKGIKECIRTPELIENTAIQNMWKHFNPVVYKRRNTYKKPLTKGL; encoded by the coding sequence ATGATTGAAATTAAAGAAGTTATTTCTAAAAGAGAGTTTGAAAAATTTGTAAAATTTCCATTTAAAATTTATAAAGATTCAAAATATTGGGTACCCCCGATAATTAAAGATGAAATTGAATCATTAGACAAAACAAAAAATCCTGCTTTTAATACCGCCGAGGTAAAGTTTTACCTCGCCTATAAAAATAATACTATTGTTGGGAGAGTAGCAGCCATTATAAACTGGGATGAAGTAAAGACCCAACAAAAAAGCAAAGTAAGGTTTGGTTGGTTTGATTTTATAGATGACATTGAAGTATCAAAAGCACTTCTTAATAAAGTGTTTGAATTTGGAAAGGAGCATAATCTTGAATATGCCGAAGGCCCCATGGGCTTTTCCAATTTAGATAAAGTAGGGGTGTTAATTGAGGGTTTTGATCATATTGGCACTATGATAACATGGTATAACCACCCTTATTATAAAGATCACCTGGAAAAACTGGGCTTTGTGGTCGAAAAACAATACCTGGAGCATAAATTTCCTTTTAGTAATGTGAACCCTGAATTTTTTCAAAAAGCACAGGCTTTAATAAAAAAGAGGTATAACCTGAAAGAAATAAACTTTACCAAAACCAGTGAAGTTATGCCTTATGCCGATAGAATGTTTGACCTTTTTAACCAAAGCTATTCAAAATTAGCGTCATTTACCGCAATCACCGAGGCACAAAAGGCATACTTTAAAAAGAAGTACATCAGTTTTATTAATCCTGAATATATTAAATATATAGAAGACAAAAATAATAACCTCATAGCGTTTGGAATAGTGATGCCTTCTTACTCAGAAGCTCTCCAAAAAGCAAAAGGTAAATTGTGGCCGTTTGGAATATTCCATTTATTAAAAGCCAGAAAACATAGTAAAAATGCTATTTTTTATCTAATTGGCATACATCCTGATTATCAAAATAAAGGAATTACCGCTATTCTTTTTAATGAATATTATAAAGCAATGGCTCCTAAAGGTATTAAAGAATGTATAAGAACCCCGGAGCTAATTGAAAATACGGCCATACAAAACATGTGGAAACATTTTAACCCCGTTGTTTATAAACGTAGAAATACTTATAAAAAGCCGTTAACTAAAGGTTTGTAA
- a CDS encoding S10 family peptidase — MKKTITLTLLFFCAFLYSQERKIPIDTLVTTSHQVTINGKKIPYKAVTGTIPVWDEDGNPIATLFNTYYYRSDIADNSSRPLIISFNGGPGSASVWMHLAYTGPRVLNIDDEGYPVQPYGIKENPYSILDIADIVYVNPVNTGYSRMIANKEGKYPEREKFFGINADIKYLADWITTFVTRNNRWRSPKYIIGESYGGTRVAGLSLELQNRQWMYLNGVIMVSPADYKVLRKDNPVSAALTLPYFTAAAWHQKALSASLQQKDLLEILPEVEQYTINTLIPALVKGGFITDTEKKAVAKQMAVYSGLSEKAILQNNLVVPTSFFWKELLRDKGFTVGRLDSRYLGIDKKEAGDSPDYNSELTSWLHSFTPAINYYLQEELKFKTDIKYNMFGNVHPWNQENDNTRDNLRQAMAQNPYLNVMFQSGYYDGATTYFNAKYTMWQLDPSGKMKDRLRFEGYRSGHMMYLRNEDLKAANDHLRDFINSTLSKGKSAKY, encoded by the coding sequence ATGAAAAAAACAATTACGTTAACTCTCCTTTTTTTTTGTGCCTTTTTATATTCACAGGAAAGAAAGATCCCGATTGACACCCTGGTAACCACCTCACACCAGGTAACTATTAACGGAAAAAAAATACCTTATAAGGCAGTTACGGGCACCATTCCTGTGTGGGATGAAGACGGAAACCCTATAGCTACTTTATTTAATACTTATTATTACCGCAGTGATATTGCTGATAATTCTTCAAGGCCTTTAATAATTTCATTTAACGGCGGGCCGGGGTCGGCTTCGGTTTGGATGCACCTTGCCTACACAGGGCCCAGGGTATTGAATATTGATGATGAAGGGTACCCTGTTCAACCTTATGGTATAAAGGAAAACCCTTATTCTATACTGGATATTGCCGATATTGTTTATGTAAATCCTGTAAATACAGGTTATTCGAGGATGATTGCCAATAAAGAAGGAAAATATCCTGAAAGGGAAAAGTTCTTTGGTATAAATGCCGATATAAAATACCTGGCCGACTGGATTACTACTTTTGTAACGAGAAACAACCGCTGGAGGTCTCCCAAATATATTATTGGCGAAAGTTACGGTGGTACTCGTGTAGCAGGGTTATCATTAGAGTTACAAAACAGGCAATGGATGTATCTTAACGGGGTTATTATGGTATCGCCTGCTGATTATAAAGTGTTAAGAAAGGATAACCCGGTTTCTGCCGCTCTTACCCTACCCTATTTTACTGCGGCCGCATGGCACCAAAAAGCACTAAGTGCATCTTTACAACAAAAAGATTTACTTGAAATATTGCCAGAAGTAGAACAATACACAATAAATACATTAATACCTGCCCTGGTTAAAGGAGGTTTTATAACGGATACCGAAAAAAAAGCGGTTGCAAAGCAAATGGCTGTTTATTCCGGTTTGTCTGAAAAAGCAATATTACAAAACAACCTCGTGGTTCCTACTTCTTTTTTCTGGAAAGAACTTTTAAGAGACAAAGGATTTACGGTAGGAAGGCTTGATTCCCGTTATTTAGGAATAGATAAGAAGGAGGCCGGCGATTCTCCTGATTATAACTCGGAATTAACCTCCTGGCTTCATTCGTTTACTCCTGCCATAAATTACTATTTACAGGAAGAATTAAAATTTAAAACCGATATTAAATATAATATGTTTGGGAATGTTCACCCCTGGAACCAGGAAAATGATAATACACGTGATAATTTAAGGCAGGCTATGGCGCAAAACCCTTATTTGAATGTGATGTTTCAATCGGGGTATTATGATGGGGCTACCACCTATTTTAATGCTAAATACACTATGTGGCAATTAGACCCTTCAGGAAAGATGAAAGACAGGCTAAGATTTGAAGGTTACCGGAGTGGCCATATGATGTATTTAAGAAATGAAGATTTAAAAGCGGCTAATGACCATTTAAGAGATTTTATTAACTCAACTTTAAGCAAAGGCAAATCAGCAAAATATTAG
- a CDS encoding cytochrome-c peroxidase, whose protein sequence is MKNIFYTIVVILFITSCKNEEKQPQKRLQPDWKTAQTYYLTHIENTIKTLDSLEKTGISSNNAKTVFSKLREEFKKAEPYASYLNPEVGHRVNGPALPVFKDDNQKILHPVGLQKLEESIYEGEVANEEFLYEIKITRGMLNVLKNDIIKRELNAERFFVSVHQQLLRIVSFSISGFDTPVSHLGINEAAISLKSLLQVYNLSIAAIIKSTNTALDIDFNKKIESAVSFVEKNKDYEDFDRYTFIREYVNPIMATWINIRKESNLWEGSDKFPFNFDAPTFFENDSFNPNYFIPAINRNPSKKQIALGEKLFFEPGLSQNGKMACATCHIPEKAYADGLKVNNDNQDNPLKRNTPTLLNVVYQQSFFLDGRSETILDQVSSVFTNKDEFNSAVHKFSDKILNDTTYIYLFEEAYGKVPTRNTEVIKAISSYISTLNSFNSRFDKNMRGEENTFTDQEKLGFNLFMGKALCATCHFLPLTNGTVPPFYKETEKEVIGVPGTADNKELDDDLGFYWKYEEELHKGMFKTPTIRNAQLTAPYMHNGVYSTLEEVINFYNLGGGGGLGFDLEYQTLPFDNLELTEDEQNAIVAFIKTLSDDRVAGY, encoded by the coding sequence ATGAAAAACATTTTTTATACAATTGTTGTCATACTATTTATTACTTCCTGTAAAAATGAGGAGAAGCAACCTCAAAAAAGGCTTCAGCCCGACTGGAAAACAGCTCAAACTTATTACTTAACACATATCGAGAATACCATTAAAACTCTTGACAGCCTTGAAAAAACAGGGATCAGCAGTAATAATGCCAAAACGGTATTTTCAAAATTAAGGGAAGAGTTTAAAAAAGCCGAACCTTATGCATCTTATTTAAATCCGGAAGTAGGGCATAGGGTAAACGGCCCTGCACTACCCGTTTTTAAAGATGACAATCAAAAAATACTGCATCCGGTGGGACTCCAAAAACTGGAAGAAAGTATTTACGAAGGAGAAGTGGCCAATGAAGAGTTTCTATATGAAATTAAAATTACACGTGGAATGCTTAATGTCCTTAAAAACGATATTATTAAGAGGGAACTGAATGCCGAAAGATTTTTTGTCTCCGTTCATCAACAGCTTTTACGCATCGTAAGTTTTTCTATAAGCGGTTTCGATACCCCCGTTAGCCATTTAGGTATTAATGAAGCTGCCATTTCTTTAAAAAGTTTATTGCAGGTATATAATTTAAGTATTGCAGCGATTATAAAATCTACAAATACGGCTTTAGATATTGATTTTAACAAGAAAATTGAAAGCGCAGTATCATTTGTTGAGAAAAATAAAGATTATGAAGATTTTGACAGGTATACTTTTATCAGGGAATACGTAAATCCAATCATGGCAACCTGGATAAACATCAGGAAAGAAAGTAACTTATGGGAGGGTTCAGATAAATTTCCTTTTAATTTTGATGCCCCTACCTTTTTTGAAAACGACTCCTTTAACCCGAATTATTTTATTCCTGCCATTAACCGAAACCCTTCAAAAAAGCAGATAGCCTTAGGTGAAAAATTATTTTTTGAACCCGGACTCTCTCAAAACGGAAAAATGGCATGTGCTACCTGTCACATACCTGAAAAAGCCTATGCTGACGGACTGAAGGTAAATAATGATAATCAGGATAACCCGTTAAAAAGAAACACACCAACCTTGTTGAATGTGGTATATCAGCAAAGCTTTTTTCTGGACGGAAGATCGGAGACCATTTTAGACCAGGTTTCATCAGTATTTACTAACAAAGATGAATTTAATTCGGCTGTACACAAGTTTTCTGATAAAATACTTAACGATACCACTTATATTTACCTTTTTGAAGAAGCTTATGGAAAAGTTCCTACCCGCAACACAGAAGTTATTAAGGCAATTTCTTCCTACATTTCTACTTTAAACTCCTTTAATTCCAGGTTTGATAAAAACATGAGAGGAGAAGAAAATACTTTTACCGACCAGGAAAAACTCGGCTTTAATTTATTTATGGGAAAAGCGCTGTGCGCAACCTGCCATTTTCTTCCTTTAACCAACGGAACCGTACCACCCTTTTACAAAGAAACAGAAAAAGAAGTAATAGGAGTACCCGGTACGGCAGATAATAAAGAATTAGATGACGATTTGGGCTTTTACTGGAAATATGAGGAGGAGCTCCATAAAGGGATGTTTAAAACCCCCACCATAAGAAATGCCCAATTAACCGCTCCTTATATGCATAACGGAGTATACAGTACCTTGGAAGAGGTGATAAATTTTTACAATTTAGGTGGTGGCGGAGGTTTAGGTTTTGATCTGGAATATCAAACCCTGCCTTTTGATAATTTAGAGCTCACCGAAGATGAACAAAATGCTATTGTGGCCTTTATAAAAACTCTCTCTGATGATAGAGTAGCCGGTTATTAA
- a CDS encoding TIGR02757 family protein produces the protein MNTTYLKKSDLKEFLDEKVTEYNHFRFIETDPIQIPHSFSLKEDIEISAFLSATIAWGNRKSIITNAKRMMAFMDNSPYDFVLNHSEKDLMPLEKFVHRTFNGHDFIQFIKSLQHIYIHYNGLENIFAEHAEKNSLQPSITQFKQIFFETPHLKRTLKHISDPSKGSSAKRINMFLRWMVRKDNAGVDFGIWEKIYPSQLSCPLDVHTGNIARKLGLLKRKQNDAKALAELDNELRIMDHVDPVKYDFALFGLGAFEKF, from the coding sequence GTGAATACCACATATTTAAAAAAATCTGACCTGAAAGAGTTTTTGGATGAAAAGGTGACAGAATACAATCATTTCCGTTTTATTGAAACCGACCCCATTCAAATACCACATTCTTTCAGTTTAAAAGAAGATATTGAAATTTCTGCCTTTTTAAGTGCCACCATTGCCTGGGGTAATCGAAAAAGTATTATTACCAATGCAAAAAGAATGATGGCCTTTATGGACAATTCTCCTTATGACTTTGTTTTAAACCATAGCGAAAAAGATTTAATGCCCTTAGAAAAATTTGTTCACCGTACTTTTAACGGTCATGACTTTATTCAGTTTATAAAGAGTTTACAACACATCTATATACATTATAACGGGCTGGAAAATATCTTTGCCGAACATGCAGAAAAAAACTCTTTACAACCTTCAATAACCCAATTCAAACAAATATTTTTCGAGACGCCTCATTTGAAAAGGACCTTAAAACATATCTCTGATCCTTCAAAAGGTTCCTCGGCAAAACGTATTAATATGTTTTTACGGTGGATGGTACGCAAAGACAACGCAGGTGTGGATTTTGGGATTTGGGAAAAAATCTACCCTTCACAATTATCTTGTCCTTTAGATGTACATACAGGCAATATTGCCCGTAAACTTGGCCTGCTGAAAAGAAAACAAAATGATGCTAAAGCCCTGGCCGAGCTGGACAATGAGTTACGGATAATGGACCACGTTGACCCGGTTAAATACGATTTTGCTCTTTTTGGCCTGGGTGCCTTTGAGAAATTCTAG
- a CDS encoding ABC transporter ATP-binding protein encodes MIKAENIHKSYGSLEVLKGVNIHIQKGEIISIVGASGAGKTTLLQILGTLDNQDKTNPSKLIINDKEITHLSDKELAKFRNEHIGFIFQFHQLLPEFTALENVCIPAFIKKTNRDEAEKRAKKLLDFLGLSHRYDHKPNELSGGEQQRVAVARALINNPSVVFADEPSGNLDSESADKLHKLFFELRDKFGQTFVIVTHNEELADMADRKLTMIDGKII; translated from the coding sequence ATGATAAAAGCCGAAAACATTCATAAATCTTACGGATCACTGGAAGTATTAAAAGGGGTAAATATCCATATACAAAAAGGTGAAATCATATCTATTGTAGGGGCTTCGGGTGCCGGAAAAACAACTTTACTGCAAATACTGGGTACTTTAGACAATCAGGATAAAACAAACCCCAGCAAGCTCATCATAAATGATAAGGAAATAACTCATTTATCTGATAAAGAACTTGCAAAATTCCGTAATGAACATATAGGCTTTATTTTTCAGTTTCATCAATTATTACCTGAATTCACAGCCCTGGAGAATGTTTGCATTCCCGCTTTTATAAAAAAAACAAATCGGGACGAAGCCGAAAAAAGAGCTAAAAAACTTCTGGATTTTTTAGGATTATCGCACAGATATGACCATAAACCGAACGAGCTTTCGGGAGGAGAACAGCAAAGAGTTGCGGTGGCAAGGGCCTTAATAAATAATCCATCGGTGGTTTTTGCTGATGAACCCAGTGGCAATTTAGACTCGGAAAGTGCCGATAAACTACATAAATTATTTTTTGAATTGCGGGACAAATTCGGTCAAACCTTTGTGATTGTGACACACAATGAAGAACTGGCCGATATGGCAGACAGGAAATTAACTATGATAGATGGAAAAATAATCTGA
- the msrA gene encoding peptide-methionine (S)-S-oxide reductase MsrA, with amino-acid sequence MEERELETAIFAGGCFWCTEAVFSRIEGVENVVSGYTGGNIKNPAYREICTGRTGHAEAVQITFDPAKVSFRGLLEVFFATHNPTTLNQQGNDIGSQYRSAVFYTSKEQQEQAISFIEMLEEEKVFENKIVTEVTEANTFYLAEDYHQDYYKFNKDQPYCEVIISPKLEKLEKYYKNKLKKADAV; translated from the coding sequence ATGGAAGAGAGAGAATTGGAAACCGCTATTTTTGCCGGAGGATGTTTTTGGTGTACTGAAGCTGTGTTCAGCAGGATAGAAGGAGTTGAAAATGTAGTGTCAGGATATACCGGCGGAAATATAAAGAACCCTGCTTACAGGGAAATATGTACAGGAAGGACCGGACATGCTGAAGCTGTTCAAATTACTTTTGATCCGGCTAAGGTTTCATTCAGGGGTTTACTGGAAGTTTTTTTTGCAACACATAATCCTACTACCCTTAACCAACAGGGAAATGATATAGGTTCGCAATACCGGTCTGCTGTATTTTATACCAGTAAAGAACAGCAGGAACAAGCAATATCATTTATTGAAATGCTGGAAGAAGAAAAAGTTTTTGAAAATAAAATTGTGACAGAAGTTACTGAAGCAAATACTTTTTATCTTGCAGAAGATTATCATCAGGATTATTACAAATTCAATAAAGATCAACCTTATTGTGAGGTAATTATTAGTCCTAAATTAGAAAAACTGGAAAAGTATTATAAAAACAAATTGAAAAAAGCTGATGCCGTATAA
- the folE gene encoding GTP cyclohydrolase I FolE, giving the protein MPYKTFEEYNIKITDEVRDRYKRIIEELGEDTDREGLQKTPERAAKAMQFLTQGYYQDASAILKSAMFKEDYNEMVIVKDIELYSLCEHHILPFFGKAHIAYIPNGYIVGLSKLPRIVDVYARRLQVQERLTEQILECINETLKPRGVAVVIEASHMCMMMRGVQKQNSTTTTSGFRGAFEKIETRNEFLKLISSSLD; this is encoded by the coding sequence ATGCCGTATAAAACATTTGAAGAATATAACATTAAAATAACTGATGAAGTCAGGGATCGATACAAGCGTATTATTGAAGAATTAGGTGAAGATACCGATAGGGAAGGTCTTCAAAAAACACCCGAACGTGCTGCCAAAGCCATGCAATTCCTCACACAGGGATATTATCAGGATGCTTCGGCCATTTTGAAAAGTGCTATGTTTAAAGAAGACTACAATGAAATGGTTATTGTGAAGGATATTGAACTCTATTCCTTATGTGAACATCATATTTTACCTTTTTTCGGGAAAGCACATATAGCATACATACCTAACGGCTATATTGTTGGGTTAAGCAAATTACCCCGAATTGTAGATGTTTATGCACGGAGATTACAGGTACAGGAAAGATTGACTGAACAAATTCTTGAATGTATAAATGAAACTTTAAAGCCCCGTGGGGTGGCAGTGGTTATTGAAGCTTCACATATGTGTATGATGATGAGGGGAGTGCAAAAGCAAAACTCTACAACTACTACTTCCGGATTCAGGGGGGCATTTGAAAAAATAGAAACAAGAAATGAATTTCTTAAACTTATAAGTTCCAGTTTAGATTAA